A single Eubalaena glacialis isolate mEubGla1 chromosome 18, mEubGla1.1.hap2.+ XY, whole genome shotgun sequence DNA region contains:
- the LOC133077674 gene encoding uncharacterized protein LOC133077674 → MPPPHERTLPLNFLPCEPPEEKLIGEPSPRLGRVLGLHHLPPRSGFGSTWRLATSSSHQCGGSGSKMSTDTDSEIRDVSNVRRGRLAHPPYFPPSPSVLSLLPRPYPAHSPELKPALQLREQKHLDPQRYPACLGLATSFGSHWRRRQPSTGGSLPSDQAGADNRLGCPGFPGQAPPAAPVPLEEARAPILQCVQHMDGSKDK, encoded by the exons ATGCCTCCGCCTCACGAACGAACCCTACCTTTAAACTTCCTGCCTTGTGAGCCCCCAGAGGAGAAGTTGATTGGTGAGCCAAGCCCTCGACTCGGGCGTGTGCT TGGACTCCATCACCTCCCACCTAGATCCGGATTTGGGTCCACTTGGCGTCTCGCCACCAGTTCCAGCCATCAGTGTGGGGGCAGTGGTTCGAAGATGTCGACAGACACAGACTCTGAGATCCGGGACGTCAGTAACGTGAGGAGAGGAAGGCTGGCGCACCCTCCGTACTTCCCGCCAtctccctctgttctctctctccttccccgtcCCTACCCAGCTCACTCACCGGAGTTGAAGCCAGCCCTCCAACTGCGTGAGC AAAAGC ATTTGGATCCACAGAGGTACCCGGCGTGCCTTGGTCTGGCCACCAGCTTCGGCAGCCACTGGCGGAGACG CCAGCCTTCTACTGGTGGAAGCCTGCCCTCCGACCAGGCGGGCGCGGACAATCGCCTTGGTTGCCCCGGGTTTCCC GGGCAGGCGCCGCCGGCGGCCCCCGTGCCTTTGGAAGAAGCCCGGGCCCCCATCCTCCAGTGCGTCCAGCACATGGATGGAAGCAAGGATAAATGA